The Balaenoptera acutorostrata chromosome 6, mBalAcu1.1, whole genome shotgun sequence genome includes the window CTTCATTCCAAAATTATAAACACAATCAGACCTGTAGCAGAGTGTAAGCTCTGAAATTAGACTGTCTGCTTTCTAATTACTTTTCCTCCAAGTACTTGCTATGGAACCTTAGAAGGAGTTTCTAAATATCTCTGcatttcagtttccccatctgtaaaatggccatattagggttattgtgagggttaaatatGCACAAAGCTCAGAGAAcagtgccagacactgtaaatACCAAAAAtttgttagctgttattattccTAAATGTTTATGATTTTACTTCTTAAATTTACATTTCCCCATCCCAAGTTGATATTATTGTATGTTATTtccaaaaagttttattttcatcttttacatttagatttacAATTCGTTTGGTTTCAAATTTTGTATACAATATAAGGTAGAGTTcaagattaactttttttttttaaagaaagtaactGTAAAGAACCCCCATTAGgttatcagtggatttctcagaagaaactctacaggccaggagagagtgaaGTGACATAGTCAAAGTGTCGTAAGATAAAATATGCCAGCAAAGAATACTTTATCTGCCAAAGTTATCCTTTAGatatgaaggtgaaataaaggttttcccagaaaaacaaaagctaaggGAGTTCACCACCATTAGACCCGCCttgcaagaaatgctaaaggttCTTCATGCTGAAATAAAGAGATGCTACTTAGTGacataaaagtaaacaaaagtaCACAATACTCTAGCAAAGGTGAAAAACAGTCTGAATGAGAAAACTCTAACTCTATACGAGAATGGTTGTTAACCACTTATAGTATAAAGGCTAAAGGAAAAGAGCATTAAACATAACTACAGGTACTAACATTTCTCAACAAATTCACAGGACAAAAAaaggtaaattgtgacatcaaaaatataaaagtcaaGGAGTAAAAGAGTGGAAACTTTATAGGCAAATGAAGATTAGGAGCTATCAGCATAAAAAGGACTGTTTTATCTAagagatgttttatgtaagccacATGGTAATCACAAAGCAAAAGTCCCAAAAGTAGAATCCCAAAGCATAAAAAAAGGGGAGACTGAGCAAATCACCATGGAAAACTACCACTGTACAAAGGTAGATAGAAACgagggaaaaagaatgaagatacaAAATAACCAGAAGGCAAACAATAAGATGACAGTAGTCAGTCCTTACATATCAATAAACACTCCAAAtataaatggattgaattcaccaatcaaaaaTCACAGACTAGTgggatgaatgaaaataaaaccgaGATCCAACTATGTGCCGCCTATAGGAGACTCATTTCAGCTCAAAGGCTGAAagtgaagagacagaaaaggataTTTCATGCaagtgaaaacaaaaggaaagtgagggtactcatatcagaaaaaatagatttcAAGCCAAAAACAATAACAGAAGGCAAagaatatagttttgttttttaaatacgtTTAATTTAATTCGATTCAATTTAATTTATTACTGATACATTGAAGTTTGAATCCAGCATCACACTATTTGTGGCATCTCTTCcacatttcttttccctttctctcactggttttgtgtgcatgtgtgtgtgtgtgtgttttggggaagTTGATAAAGATTACCTCTGTTATCTTATTATCCTGGGGCCATCCCAGGGTGTTGAGAAGAAAATGAGCAAGGTCATGTTGAGGTGCTGGAAAGAGAACTGAGACAGCCGCGTGCAAGGTACCAGGTGGAGCGAGAAGACAGTGAGGTACCAGAGCCCAGGACGATAGTAAGAAGACCATCGCCAAGGTCCTAAAAAGAGATGCTGAACTGAAGCCAAGACAGGAGAAGATGGCGGCCAGGCCCGAATCTGCCCGGGGTCAGGGTCTCGGTGCGGGGGAATGTCGGGGTGGCAGGGGCTGTGTGGAAGAAGTGACAgctccggggtgggggggagagaagGTCTGCGGACAAGATGGCCCAGAGCTAATTTATGTTCCCTGTATCCCCGCATTCACCCGGGAATGAActgagggaaaagagaaatgttAAGAACAACTGACTTGAAGTACAATATTCTGACAGCAGAggaggagcaaaaaaaaaaaaacaaaaaaaacaaaaaaaatgacagtGCCAGTTTCTGGAAAGTGACATCTCCTAAAATAAATATCTCCTAATTTATTGTCGTAAGCTCAGTGTACCCAGCCaactcttttcatttcattttaaacattttgtcagCATTAGACAGGAAGCGAATGTTGATCATTTGTTCACATGCTCCTAGTTGTAGAGCTCTCATTAGTGATTTGAGCAAAATACATTAATTCAGCCATTGCAACCAGTTACCTGACATGTTCCTAAATGTGGTGGCAACAAACTCAGAGGACTGAAATAAAGCCTGGGTGAAGGATTCAAGCACTGAATTCTGATTTACTTTAAATCTCCTAAGATAAGAACAAACATTTGTCTCAGATGCTGTATGTGAGGCAGCCAGAGTATATATAGAAGGATGCCTGCCACAGAGTGTCAATGTAAGAAGCCAACCTGAAACAAGCCTGGGGTATCTGGAAGAGCTGTGCTGAAATACTGCCATGTATTCACCCAAAACGACCTTGGGAGCACCTGACGGGTGTGTATCCGTATGTGCGTGCTCACCTGAGAATGTGAGAGACTctgaggaggtgggggagatggtggggaggagagaaggaggtcAAGGGCAAAGGTGAGAGAAAGGGACCCTTCAAActgatttatgtatttaatttatttatttttgcatttttaaaaaaaaattttattggaatctagttgatttaaaatgttgtgttagtttctgctgtacagcaaagtgaatcagttatacatatacatatatccactcttctatttttttagattcttttcccatataggccattacagagtattgagtagagttccctgtgctacacagcaggttcttattagttatctcttttatatacactagtgtctatatgtcaatcccaatctcccaatttatccctccccttcttatcccccggtaaccataagtttgttttctacatcagtgatgctacttctgttttgtaaataagttcatttatacccccctttttttagagtccacatataagggatatcatgatatttgtctttctgtgtctgaattacttcactcagtatgacaatctctaggtccatccatgttgctgcaaatggcattattttgttcttttttatggctgagtaatatttcaagTCTGGATTCCAAAATTCAGAGACAATATGAAAAGCAGGGGCAAGGGATGAGATAAGAAATATCCACCCTGAATCAACCGAAGAAGGCCACTGGGTAAACTCTTCCTACGAAGTATTGGATGAGAAGGATTAGAGCAAATGATACAGCTGATTTGGCTACGGAGGGACTCCAGAGATTACTGATGTTCTTATGCCATGTCAAAGGCAACCATGACAGATGGGCATGGGCAGACTCCTTAAAGAGAAACtcctctaataatttttttagcaAAGGGAATGACTTTCTAAGCACCTAAGGGaaaatttataaaggaaaagtTTCGACCCAGCAACACATTTTAATTTCCTGAATGTCAAGAcaaaagaaattgacaaattgggTAAAGTAATTAcaatattttttcagataaagaatTATTATCCCTAATATCTAAATAGCTTTTTACAAAAACAGTTAGTAAATAGTATACCTCAGCTCCCTCCACGCACCTGCCCCCCAGCCATCAGTCCACCTGCACCCAGGAAGGATGCTCTAGCCCAGCTGTACTCTGGAGGGGTGTTTCCTGCATGTGTAGCAATGGGGACTAGCAAACGTCTGCCTTCTCTTGGGCTGCAAAGCGAGTTGTGAATCCCAACCTTGCGGAGGGACTCCCCGGCCAGGTTtggtccttcctttcttccctaacCCTGAGGTATTCTTGGAGTCCTCCTGACCCTTTGTAGTTACTCCTCTGTTGTAGTTTATAATTCTTGGTATTAAGCTTGCCCTGGTCCAGTCCTGCATGGTTCCTGTTTCCCGAATGGACCCAGCACATCTTTGGCACTTCTCCGTTGCCACCAACACCTTCACAGCTTCTGATGGATCTCCACCCTGACCTCCCCAGATCTCACAGCTCTTCCTGAATGTGAGGGACAGACAGTAAAGGAGGTGTGTTTGGCTGGTGTTGTCTGAGGTCTATCCCCCCTGCACCACCTCACTTCACTCAGCTCCATCACCGGTCTTAGCTGGGAAGATGCTGGGAATACGGGATAAGAAGGATTTCTCAGTGCTTCTCATGTGCGAAtggctctttcttttccctttcagaTGAAGCTCCATGTGGCTACAGACCCAAGTTTTCAAACTCAACATTGGTACAAGTTCATGAACTGTTTGGAGTCCAGGAAGGTGAGTTCCCATGGCAAGTGAGTATCCAGATCTCTCGGAAACACCTCTGTGGAGGCTCAGTCATACATCGGTGGTGGGTTCTGATGGCTGCACATTGCTTCTCAAGAACTCTGTAAGTTCCTGATGCATTGTCTTAATTTACATCAGGTCTCCTCAACATATTGTCTGGGCTGGGTAGCTTAGTGGGTTAGTGCACAAGGTTTGTGAAGCCATGGGCTCTACACCAAGTGTGTTCCCATTGGCTTTGTACTGAAAAGTATCTGCTCTACACCTACTCTCTCCTCTGAGGTTAACCATATCCAAAGGTTGGCTGTTAGTTGCGACTATGCACCCAGTATTGGAAAGTCAGTACAAAGTTTCCCTTCCCCTGCCTGCCATCTGTGTAGACAACACACTGTATTCATTCATCGTACACATCCAGGCTACCGTGTGCTGTTCTAAGTGATGGCGATATGGTGGTTGACAAGATAGTCAAGACCCCTGTggtcaaggagctcacagtctattCTCTTGGGTGGAATCATCCCACTACCTTTCGATGGGGAAGTGTCCCTGGGCTGGCTGTTCACTAGCTCAGAGTTCTGCCTGAGTTTAGACCCCTGGCTCCTGCCACCTACGTATGGTATGTGCCTTCCCTTTTGAACCCACAGAAAGCCCACATTTAGGTTTCCCTGGGCTAGATAGCATAATGCTTTGGAAGACTCAGGTCTGAATTTTGGCCTCACTACTCTAGCTTTGTGATTCTGACCTAGCTCCTTCACCTTTTTCTCCTGcaccttttctcatctgtagcatGACAGTAATGCCGCCCTCAAATAAGTTATGtggattaaattaaataagattACACATGTAAAGTCCTTAGTAGAAACCTGGAACACAGAAGAATCTCAAAACATGAGAatgatggtaattttttttttagtacccaGAAGCACTGTAGAAAGAAAGCTAGGATTCTTCCTTCCTGGGCTGTTTTATAATCACATCTCCCCAACTGTTTACCATCAGATGAAACTCATGTAGACCACCATCCTGAGATAACTCTGAGACAGTGATTCCCCAACCAAGCATAGTCATCAATTATTCTGCTCCTTTCCCAAGGCACCAGGCTGGCCAGACAAGGATGTGGGAGTGGGATGAGGAGAAGGCCAGAAGCTCCCTTAAAATCCTGAGCCTACAGGAAAGGAAATGTTTAGGGAATCAAAATCAAAACAGAAGTAAGAGTCCAGAGTTGTTATGCAGACTAAAAAGCCAACAAGAGGTATAAATCCAGACTCTTGGGTTTTAACGGTCATGTAGGGAAGtcgtccccaacctttttggcaccagggaccagttttgtggaagacaatttttccacggaccagagGGGgtatggttttgggatgattcaagcgtattacatttattgtgcactttatttctattattacattgtaatatataatgaaataattataccacTCATcgtaatgcagaatcagtgggagccctgaacttgttttcacttgccactcactgatgggtttttttaaattaaaaaaaatttttttaatttttggctgcgttggatcttcgttgctgtgcgcgggctttctctagttgcagcaagcggggtctactcttcgttgcagtgcacaggcttctcattgcggtggcttctcttgctgccgAGCACAGtgtctaggcatgtgggcttcagtagttgtggtttgcgggctctagagcacaggctcagtagttgtggcgcatgggcttagttgctctgaggcatgtgggatcttcccagaccagggctcgaacccatgtcccctgcattggcaggcggattcttaaccactgtgccaccagggaagtcaacTGATAgagttttgatatgagtctgcaagcaactgacttattatggtctctgtgcagtcaaacctctctgctaatgatgatctgtatttgcagccgctccccagcgctagcatcactgcctcagctccacctcagatcatcaggcattagattctcataaggaacgtgcaacctagatccctcacacgCACAGTTCACAGTGgggttcgcgctcctatgagaatctaatgctgccgctgatctgacaggaggcagagctcaggaggTAATGCGAGCCATGgagagcggctgtaaatacagataaaGCTTCATTCACTTGccggccgctcacctcctgctgtgcagcccggttcctaacaggccaaggACCGGCACTGGTCTGTGGTCTGGGGAGTTGGGGACCCTTGATGTAGGGAACAAGGGCTTGAGCTCTTGGAGGGTAGGTTGTAGGAACTGAGACCCATTCACAAAGAATGGACACTTAATGGGTTATAGCCTCAGAGAAAGTGTGGGCTCAGAGAAAAAATCCTCTGATGAAAGGAGACTATTCTTTGTTTTAGTCTCAGCAACAGAAGGGGGAAGAActctccttagagaaatggcaaACATGACCCTACCCTCAAAGGTGTCTAGAGTTCAAAGTTAACCATGTACATAGATCAAAAACACCAAactgaaaatttaatttaatttaatttaatctctCAAGAGattcaagaaagaagaacaaatcttCTCTAGAGACATGTATCTCCAGCATAGGTagggctgccagataaaatacatgTCAtagaattaaatttgaatttcaaataaacaatgaaaaaagttttagtataaatatgcAGCATAACATATTTGAGAAATACTTATACAAAATATATTagttgtttacctgaaattcaaatttaactaggtatcctgttgttgtttttctcctaATTCTGGCAACTCTAATCATAGTTCCCTACATAGTCCCATAGATTAAGTTCAGCAAAACATGAGTCCAAAATGTAAAATTGCTAAACTCATATAGGAAACAGCCATCATGAGAAAGTGCAGGAAGAATAGAAGATTATACATCTAAAGACTTCAGCCATATAAGTTactagataataaatataaacaattatatttcaaaaaagaggGAACTGAAAACTGGACACTGAAAGCAAAATAATGTCAAAGATGACCAGGCAGAAttgaaaaagaatcaaacagactttatagaaataagaaatataatcaGTAAACCAGTAGATGAATCTGAACAAATTACCCAAAATGCTAAAAGAAGACATGAGAAATGTGAAAGGGAAGTTAAGAAATAAGGAGGGTAAATTGAAAAGGTCTAACATATGACTACTGGGGTTTTAGAAGGAGACAAACAGAaataatggagaaaaggaaatgtcCAATAAATTAATGACCAAGTATTTTCCATAACTGATGAAAGATATGAATCTTCCAGTTCAGGAAACCAAAAATCCCAAGCagaatttatagaaatatatctCTAAGCACATTTTAGTGAAATGGCAAaacaacagagagagaaaatctcAAAATCAGCACATGCAAGAGAGAGTGTACTTATAAAGGAACACTGAATTGACagacttctcaacagcaacaatGGAAGCCAAAAGATATTGCAATAATACCATATTTAAATTGTCTACACCAAACTATCATTCACGTAAAgcagatttaaaaaatgctttatcaGTAAGAGGTGGGCGGAGGGTACAGTTGGTGGGTGCAGTTGTGTTTCGCCAGCCCGTAAGGGGAACTGCGCGCTTGAGTTGACCAGGGACTGAGCATTTCAGATCTGCTTCAGATCTCTGGACACTACCTTCCCGGGTTTTCCACCCAGCTTTCACCAAGGCCTCCCCTGTTGTGAAGAATTCCATCACAAAAATTCGATGGCTCTTAACACCCAGCAGTGGATATGCCACCAAAACAAGAATTGGAATTTGGCGTGGGAAAACTAGCCAAGAACTCAAGGAGGCAGCTTTGGAACCatcattggaaaaaatatttaaaattgatcAGATGGGAAGATGGTTTATTGCTGGAGGGGCTACTGttggccttggagatttgtgctACTATGGCTTGGGAATGTCTAATGAGATTGCAGCTATTGAAAAAGCTGTAATTCGGCCTCAGTATGTGAAGGATAGAATTCATTCCACCTATGTGTACTTAGCAGGAAGTATTGGCCTAACAGCTTTGTCTGCCCTGGCAGGGAGCAGAACTCCTGCCCTCGTGAATTCATGATGAGAGGCTCTTGGGTGACAATTGGTGCAACCTTTGCAGTCATGATTGGAGCTGGAATGCTGGTCCAGTCGATATCATATGACCAGAGCCCAGGCCCAAAGCATCTTGCTTGGTTACTACATTCTGGTGTGATGGGTGCAGCGGTGCCTCCTCTGACGATATTAGGGGGGCCTCTTCTCGTCAGAGCTGCATGGTACATGGCTGGTATTGTGGGAGGCCTCTCCACTGTGGCCATGTGTGCGCCCAGTGAGAAGTTTTTGAACATGGGAGCACCCCTGGGCGTGGGCCTGGGTGTCGTCTTTGTGTCCTCGCTAGGATCTGTGTTTCTTCCACCTACCACTGTGGCTGGCGCTGCTCTGTACCCAGTGGCAATTTATGGTGGATTAGTTCTTTTCAGCACGTTTCTTCTGTATGATGCACAGAAGGTAATCAAGCGTGCAGAAGTAGTACCAGTGTATGCAGTTCAAAAATGTGATCCCGTCAATTCGATGCTGGGAATCTACATggatatattaaacatatttatgCGAGTTGCCAGTATTCTAGCAACTGGAGgcaacagaaagaaatgaagtgacTCAGCTTCTGACTTCCTTAATACATCAGATATCTGGCTTATTTAATAGGGGCAGATATTCTTTAAATAGTTTGTGCAAGCAGCTTTCGTTGAAGTTTAGAAGGTAAGAACTTGTCAACGTGTTTCAGGTGTTCCTGTAATGTGATGCTTCAGGTGTGCTTTTTCTTCTGGAGAATTAATTCAGTAGTTCTCTTCCAAATAGCACACACATTTTCAATTCTCGTGTTTGAGTAATTCTAAAATGTTCTAATGAATATGAAAACCAAGTTTTGTGTTGCAGGAATTTAcgtattttatctatttttaaatttatttggttaAGTGAAATTTAGCAAACTTGTGTACctgcatttttcattttggaatgCGGAATATTAACAAGTAATGTCATAATTGATGTAGGGGTTTGGTAAAGGGACCAGAGAGAAGTAAAGTGACACCTGCAGTCTTTCTCTGAATACTTAGAACTTAGCACTCGTGTAATTGTGGTGAGCCAGTGAGGGGGTCTGGATGCTTGGAAACAAATCATGGCTGTACATCTGCTGAACTTACCACTTACACTGAGCAGAAAACAAAGACATAGGTGATTCTCCAGGCTCTCCTTACGATATGGATGTGATCATGTTTGGCTTCTCATTGTTTGACACTGTTAGGATTGTCCACAATGCTAATCATGTGGAGAATTcctgttatatatattatgtgtgtgtgtaagtctTACTTTTGAATCGCCTAGAAGAAAATATCCTTAAAACACTCAGGAAAAAATATTCGAAGCATGAAAATTGTTGCATTTTTAAGTACACAAACAATATGTGCATAGTTGCtgaatatttttgcaaatttatTGAAATGTTTAAAGGAATACATGCTTGCCTTTCTTATCACTTCAGGCTTTAAAGCTtttatcaggggcttccctggtggcgcagtggttgagaatc containing:
- the LOC102999876 gene encoding LOW QUALITY PROTEIN: growth hormone-inducible transmembrane protein-like (The sequence of the model RefSeq protein was modified relative to this genomic sequence to represent the inferred CDS: inserted 1 base in 1 codon): MAARPESARGQGLDEAPCGYRPKFSNSTLVQVHELFGVQEDLWTLPSRVFHPAFTKASPVVKNSITKIRWLLTPSSGYATKTRIGIWRGKTSQELKEAALEPSLEKIFKIDQMGRWFIAGGATVGLGDLCYYGLGMSNEIAAIEKAVIRPQYVKDRIHSTYVYLAGSIGLTALSALAGSRTPALVXFMMRGSWVTIGATFAVMIGAGMLVQSISYDQSPGPKHLAWLLHSGVMGAAVPPLTILGGPLLVRAAWYMAGIVGGLSTVAMCAPSEKFLNMGAPLGVGLGVVFVSSLGSVFLPPTTVAGAALYPVAIYGGLVLFSTFLLYDAQKVIKRAEVVPVYAVQKCDPVNSMLGIYMDILNIFMRVASILATGGNRKK